One segment of Drosophila ananassae strain 14024-0371.13 chromosome 3R, ASM1763931v2, whole genome shotgun sequence DNA contains the following:
- the LOC6498672 gene encoding myosin-VIIa isoform X2: protein MSEFVRQHGEYVWVKPQNTTSEFAVPFGARIVRTEKTQTLVCDDRNKQFWVPAGDVLKAMHITSQEDVEDMITLGELQEYTILRNLQNRYAKQLIYTFTGSMLVAINPYQILPIYTNREIQLYRNKTLAELPPHIFAISDNAFQRLQRLKENQCVVISGESGAGKTESTKLILQYLAAISGKHSWIEQQIIEANPIMEAFGNAKTVRNDNSSRFGKYIEIRFTPEGAIQGARIQQYLLEKSRIVFQSREERNYHIFYCMLAGLSAPERERLKLQEQSPSQYHYLAQGGCFTLPGRGDAKDFADIRAAMKVLSFKPEEVWSIFSLLAAILHLGNLRFKATEIANLEAAEIDDPQNLQRVAQLLGTPISSLNAALTQRTIFVHGEHVTTSLSKEGALEGRDAFVKALYDGIFVRIVRRINETIDKQVDRPMNSIGVLDIFGFENFDNNSFEQLCINYANENLQQFFVGHIFKMEQDEYQNEHINWQHIEFQDNQQILDLIGMKPMNLMSLIDEESKFPKGTDQTLLEKLHVQHGNRSIYVKGKTTQTSLFGIRHYAGVVMYNPLGFLEKNRDSFSGDLRSLVQRSANKYLVDIFPHEIPMDTAKKQPTLCVKFRNSLDMLMRTLSQAHPYFIRCIKPNEYKEPKNFDKELCVRQLRYSGMMETARIRRAGYPIRHAYRAFVERYRLLIPPVGPLEKCDCREVTRQICDVALPANSDRQFGKTKLFLRDEDDASLELQRSQVMLKSIVTIQRMIRRILFRRYMKKYREAIITVQRHWRGRLQRRKYQVMRQGFHRLGACVAAQQLTTKFTMVRCRTIKLQALIRGYLVRKDFKNRLQERRKQQQLKKEELLRLAKIKEAEEVQRLKLLKEQKAKEQKELEEKRLKEEQRLKAEAAARNALAMAAVQQPKRTSRSFKQEAPKAPTLQARMSLPPPPPTSYIAAAPLPIRPASSATSRINTIPESPGTIDVESSKQMVDDVFRFLNDEPDAALRKLNSITTGNTIRLPKQIPNNIDTSDFSYLKYASTYFCGGATAQHERKPLKQSLLQHEQPVDEMASKAIWLTILRFMGDLPDINQTPSILSLDNANLMSDLTRLLSVSGSVKPRLFVRQRPLKLMDGGQREVEEFYQHWITVSSSHLDKINFIVGHGILKESLRDEILAQICKQLYLNPSRNSYTRGWLLLTLCLSCFPPSSKFEPHLRSFMKQGTAQLQAAPALQRLERTLVNGVRSQPPSLFELQAIRERLPLKLDIHLMDGQQRRLQVDAASTAREAVNQLCKGLGLVNTFGFGLVMSLHGKLFPMGAGQEHILDAVSECEQRQLDSPWKIYMRKEMFATWYDPTVDSKATHLIYKQIVNGLKLGEYRCRSENDIAMVCALACFIEHGPGDIRRLKSSEITAFVPSDLLAPGEKAISNWSRLITATYEKSSYVRQEQKDLLEEAQQRAKEDICLFAHLTWPMRHSRLFEVVRREGPKLQSDDLMLGINATGLFLIDETEQVLASCSFAELLKVYNEVNDEIHVLTFQQVNFVLQCSTAQDASEMINYMLENLQERSSYGIALDNSQDTDQEDFLVLAPGDLIEFEAGVTGSKILSSNAQDVYRGCANGQWGNFAAGNVRVLATLTKPSAKLQEIFKEGHLDAPPKPMPRSVHIRRRQHNISQLAETQFREPIETDMAPLTKYSPEPLKAPLLKAVVKVAPLFQQALVIHHHILKYMGDIARSNLPVNTDLIFQPALQHPLLCDELYCQLMKQLSDNPSAESEKRGWDLLYLATGLVAPSVLVMRELIILLRMRADGLADACLKRLKRSLAQGQRKQAPHLIEVEGIQQRCLHIYHKVYFPDDTVEAFEIESHTRGAELIADIAQRLELKSPVGYSIFLKTGDKVYAMPEEEFVFDFITQLIFYLRQQKTLRSMSDGHYQLHFMRKLWLNNLPGEDLNGDIIFSYPQELHKYLKGYYPIDCEQASHLAGLLYSADHEVSLQRLPEVLPRLVPEDLIPLLTVAEWRHQILPRLHHDNITEDQAKILFLQELSRFSCFGSTFFVVKQQNDDTIPETILIAINSSGFHLLDLQTKEVLRSYEYSQLGIWSSGKNHFHIRFGNMIGASKLLCNTSQGYKMDDLLASYSRYFNQAE from the exons ATGTCCGAGTTTGTGCGGCAGCAT GGCGAATACGTGTGGGTTAAGCCGCAAAACACCACCAGTGAGTTCGCAGTGCCTTTCGGCGCCAGAATAGTGAGGACGGAAAAGACCCAGACCCTGGTCTGCGATGACCGGAACAAACAGTTCTGGGTTCCGGCGGGAGATGTCCTGAAGGCCATGCATATTACCTCCCAGGAGGATGTGGAGGACATGATCACACTGGGGGAACTACAGGAGTACACTATTCTAAGGAATCTGCAGAATCGCTATGCCAAGCAGCTAATTTAT aCCTTTACTGGCTCTATGCTGGTGGCCATCAACCCTTACCAGATCCTGCCCATCTACACAAATCGCGAAATTCAACTGTACAGGAACAAGACCCTCGCCGAGCTGCCTCCACATATTTTCGCCATCAGTGACAATGCCTTCCAGAGACTCCAGAGGCTCAAGGAGAATCAGTGCGTGGTTATTAGTGGAGAATCGGGTGCTGGGAAAACCGAGAGCACCAAGCTTATACTTCAGTACCTGGCCGCCATTAGTGGCAAGCACTCGTGGATCGAACAGCAAATCATTGAGGCCAATCCCATCATGGAGGCCTTCGGAAATGCCAAGACTGTGCGGAACGACAACTCCTCGAGGTTCGGAAAGTATATAGAGATCCGGTTCACACCCGAGGGAGCCATTCAGGGCGCACGAATCCAGCAGTATCTCTTGGAGAAGTCCCGCATCGTTTTCCAGAGCCGGGAGGAGCGAAACTATCACATATTTTACTGCATGCTGGCAGGACTATCCGCTCCGGAAAGGGAGCGCTTGAAGCTGCAGGAGCAGTCTCCAAGCCAGTACCATTACTTGGCTCAAGGAGGTTGTTTCACTCTGCCCGGcaggggagatgccaaggacTTTGCCGACATTCGAGCTGCCATGAAAGTGCTCTCCTTCAAGCCCGAAGAGGTCTGGAGTATTTTCAGTTTGTTGGCAGCCATTTTGCATTTGGGAAACCTGCGGTTCAAGGCCACGGAAATCGCCAACCTAGAGGCAGCCGAAATCGATGATCCGCAAAACCTTCAAAGGGTGGCTCAATTGCTGGGAACTCCCATCTCCTCCCTGAATGCCGCCCTCACCCAAAGGACGATCTTTGTGCATGGTGAGCATGTGACCACCAGTTTGTCCAAGGAAGGCGCCTTAGAAGGACGAGATGCCTTTGTCAAGGCCCTGTATGATGGCATCTTTGTGCGGATCGTACGGCGGATTAATGAGACTATTGATAAGCAAGTGGATCGGCCCATGAACAGTATCGGAGTGCTGGATATATTTGGCTTCGAGAATTTCGATAATAATAGCTTCGAGCAGCTCTGCATTAATTATGCCAACGAGAATCTGCAGCAGTTTTTTGTGGGACACATTTTCAAG ATGGAACAAGATGAGTACCAAAACGAGCACATCAACTGGCAGCACATTGAGTTCCAGGACAATCAGCAAATCCTCGATCTCATTGGCATGAAGCCCATGAACCTTATGTCCTTGATCGATGAGGAGTCCAAATTCCCCAAGGGCACAGATCAGACTCTCCTCGAAAAGTTGCACGTTCAGCACGGAAATCGTTCCATTTATGTGAAAGGAAAAACCACACAGACATCTCTTTTCGGAATCCGGCACTATGCCGGCGTGGTTATGTACAATCCATTGGGCTTCCTGGAGAAGAACAGGGACTCCTTTAGTGGGGATCTACGGTCGTTGGTTCAGAGATCAGCTAATAAGTATCTGGTGGATATCTTCCCTCATGAAATACCCATGGATACGGCCAAAAAACAGCCCACTTTGTGCGTGAAGTTTAGAAACTCATTGGATATGCTAATGCGAACTCTGTCGCAGGCTCATCCTTACTTCATTCGGTGCATCAAGCCAAATGAATACAAGGAGCCAAAG AACTTCGACAAGGAGCTGTGTGTCCGCCAGTTGCGCTATTCTGGCATGATGGAGACCGCTCGCATCCGCCGGGCTGGCTATCCCATTCGCCACGCCTACCGCGCCTTCGTAGAGCGATACCGCCTTCTGATCCCACCAGTGGGTCCATTGGAGAAATGCGACTGCCGCGAGGTGACCAGACAAATCTGCGATGTGGCACTGCCCGCCAATTCAGATCGCCAGTTTGGAAAGACGAAGCTCTTCCTGCGGGACGAAGATGACGCGAGTCTGGAGCTGCAGAGATCCCAGGTGATGCTCAAGTCGATTGTGACCATTCAAAGGATGATCCGAAGGATTCTGTTCCGACGGTATATGAAGAAGTACCGCGAGGCCATCATTACGGTGCAGCGTCATTGGCGGGGTCGACTGCAGCGCCGTAAGTATCAGGTAATGCGTCAGGGCTTCCATCGCCTGGGAGCCTGTGTAGCAGCCCAGCAACTGACCACCAAGTTTACGATGGTGCGATGCCGGACCATCAAGCTCCAGGCCTTGATCAGAGGCTACTTGGTCCGCAAAGACTTCAAGAACAGGCTGCAGGAGCGAAgaaagcagcagcaactcAAGAAGGAGGAACTCCTACGGTTGGCCAAGATAAAAGAGGCCGAAGAAGTGCAGCGCTTGAAGTTACTAAAGGAGCAAAAAGCCAAGGAGCAAAAGGAGCTGGAGGAGAAACGCCTGAAAGAGGAACAAAGACTCAAAGCCGAGGCAGCTGCTCGGAACGCTCTGGCCATGGCTGCTGTTCAGCAACCCAAGAGAACCAGCCGGTCCTTCAAACAGGAGGCGCCCAAAGCACCCACCCTACAGGCCAGGATGTCCCTGCCACCGCCTCCACCCACCAGTTACATTGCCGCCGCACCACTGCCCATCAGACCAGCCAGTAGCGCCACCAGCAGGATCAACACCATACCCGAGAGTCCCGGCACCATCGATGTGGAGTCCTCCAAGCAGATGGTCGACGATGTGTTCCGCTTCCTGAACGACGAGCCAGAT GCTGCCTTGAGGAAACTGAATAGTATCACCACAGGCAATACTATACGATTACCGAAACAAATTCCCAATAATATCGACACTTCGGACTTTAGTTATTTAAAATATGCCTCTACCTACTTTTGTGGAGGCGCCACCGCCCAACATGAACGAAAGCCCCTCAAGCAATCTCTATTGCAACATGAACAGCCTGTGGATGAAATGGCCTCAAAG GCCATTTGGTTGACGATTTTGCGTTTCATGGGCGACTTGCCAGACATTAATCAAACTCCCTCCATACTTTCCTTGGACAATGCCAACCTCATGTCAGATTTGACGCGGCTTCTAAGTGTTTCTGGATCTGTCAAGCCGCGTTTATTTGTGCGACAAAGGCCCTTGAAACTGATGGACGGTGGCCAGAGGGAAGTGGAGGAGTTCTACCAACATTGGATCACTGTTTCCAGCAGCCACTTAGATAAAATTAACTTTATAGTTGGACATGGCATACTGAAAGAGAGCTTGAG GGACGAAATCCTGGCTCAAATCTGCAAGCAGTTGTATCTGAATCCTAGTCGAAACTCCTATACCCGAGGATGGTTGCTCCTTACCCTTTGTCTGAGCTGTTTTCCGCCGAGTAGCAAGTTCGAGCCGCATCTGCGCAGTTTCATGAAACAGGGAACGGCTCAGCTCCAGGCGGCGCCTGCCCTTCAGAGGCTGGAAAGGACCCTGGTCAATGGAGTGAGAAGTCAGCCACCCTCCCTGTTCGAACTTCAAGCTATAAGGGAGCGTCTTCCCCTGAAACTGGACATTCATCTGATGGATGGACAGCAGCGAAGACTGCAGGTGGATGCAGCTAGCACGGCTCGAGAGGCAGTGAATCAACTGTGCAAGGGACTCGGCTTAGTTAATACTTTTGGCTTTGGCCTGGTAATGTCGCTCCACGGAAAACTATTCCCCATGGGAGCTGGCCAAGAACACATTCTGGACGCCGTTTCCGAGTGCGAGCAACGGCAATTGGATTCCCCTTGGAAGATCTATATGCGAAAGGAAATGTTTGCCACCTGGTACGATCCCACGGTAGACTCCAAGGCCACACACTTGATATACAAACAAATCGTAAATGGCCTTAAGCTCGGCGAGTACCGCTGTCGATCTGAAAATGATATAGCCATGGTGTGTGCCCTGGCTTGTTTCATAGAGCACGGTCCCGGGGATATCAGACGCCTGAAGTCCTCTGAAATCACAGCCTTTGTCCCGAGTGATCTCTTGGCTCCTGGGGAGAAGGCCATCAGCAATTGGAGTCGCTTGATTACTGCCACCTACGAGAAGAGCTCCTATGTGAGGCAGGAACAGAAGGActtgctggaggaggcacagCAAAGAGCCAAGGAGGACATATGCCTTTTCGCTCACCTAACCTGGCCCATGAGGCATTCCCGTTTGTTTGAAGTGGTCCGCCGAGAAGGTCCTAAGCTGCAGAGCGATGACTTGATGCTGGGTATCAATGCCACAGGACTCTTTTTGATTGACGAAACCGAGCAGGTGCTGGCCTCCTGCAGTTTCGCCGAATTACTGAAAGTTTACAACGAAGTCAACGATGAAATCCATGTCCTGACCTTCCAACAAGTCAATTTCGTCCTGCAGTGCAGCACTGCCCAAGATGCCAGTGAAATGATCAACTATATGCTGGAAAATCTCCAAGAACGATCGAGTTATGGAATAGCTTTGGACAACTCACAGGATACGGATCAAGAGGATTTCCTGGTCCTGGCACCAGGTGATCTCATCGAATTCGAAGCTGGAGTAACTGGATCCAAGATTTTAAGCAGTAATGCCCAGGACGTTTATAGGGGTTGTGCAAATGGTCAGTGGGGTAACTTTGCAGCTGGAAATGTTAGGGTTCTAGCCACCCTAACTAAGCCCAGTGCCAAGTTGCAGGAAATTTTCAAGGAAGGACACTTGGATGCTCCCCCGAAACCAATGCCCAGATCGGTTCACATAAGACGTCGTCAACATAATATTTCTCAGCTGGCTGAGACTCAATTTAGGGAACCAATAGA AACCGATATGGCTCCTTTGACGAAGTATTCCCCAGAGCCGCTGAAGGCTCCTCTGCTTAAAGCTGTCGTGAAAGTGGCTCCCCTCTTTCAGCAGGCTTTGGTTATTCATCATCACATACTCAAG TACATGGGTGACATTGCCAGGAGCAATTTGCCAGTGAACACGGACCTTATTTTCCAACCTGCCTTGCAACACCCTCTCCTCTGCGATGAACTCTACTGCCAGTTGATGAAACAGCTGAGCGATAATCCCTCGGCCGAGAGTGAGAAGCGGGGCTGGGACCTGCTCTACCTGGCAACAGGACTCGTGGCACCCAGCGTCCTGGTTATGAGGGAGCTGATTATCCTTCTGCGCATGCGAGCCGACGGTTTGGCCGATGCCTGTCTGAAGCGCTTGAAACGATCTTTGGCCCAGGGTCAGAGGAAGCAGGCACCCCACCTCATTGAAGTGGAGGGCATCCAGCAGAGGTGCCTTCACATCTACCACAAAGTATACTTCCCCGACGACACTGTCGAGGCCTTCGAGATCGAATCCCATACCCGTGGAGCTGAGCTCATTGCGGATATCGCCCAGAGATTGGAGCTTAAGTCTCCAGTGGGCTATAGTATTTTCCTGAAAACTGGGGACAAAGTTTACGCCATGCCCGAGGAGGAATTTGTCTTCGATTTTATCACacaacttattttttatttgcggcagcagaagacccTTCGCTCCATGTCCGACGGTCACTACCAATTGCATTTTATGAGAAAACTCTGGCTGAACAATCTTCCTGGCGAAGATCTGAATGGCGACATTATATTCAGTTATCCGCAGGAGTTGCATAAGTATCTGAAGGGCTACTATCCCATCGACTGCGAGCAGGCCTCGCATCTGGCAGGACTTCTGTACAGTGCGGATCATGAGGTGAGCCTGCAAAGGCTCCCGGAGGTTCTGCCCCGTTTGGTTCCCGAAGACTTGATTCCCCTGCTAACGGTGGCCGAGTGGAGACACCAAATCCTGCCCAGATTGCACCACGACAACATTACAGAGGATCAAGCCAAGATCCTGTTCCTCCAGGAGCTGTCCCGGTTCAGCTGCTTCGGCTCCACATTCTTCGTGGTCAAGCAACAAAACGACGACACTATTCCCGAAACCATACTAATTGCCATAAACAGTTccggcttccatctcctggatTTGCAAACGAAGGAAGTTCTTAGGAGCTACGAATACTCCCAGCTGGGCATTTGGAGTTCGGGCAAAAACCATTTCCATATAAGATTTGGCAACATGATTGGCGCCTCCAAGCTGCTGTGCAACACGAGTCAGGGCTACAAGATGGACGATTTGCTGGCCTCCTACTCGAGGTACTTTAATCAAGCTGAGTAA